The nucleotide sequence GCGGCCACCTACGGCAGCGAGCTGGGCGCCGTGGTCATCCCGTGGGTGCCCGCGACCTTCCATCTCCTGCGGGCCATGCTCGACACCCTCCCGATGCCCGCGCTGATGGGAGAGGAGGCGGTCATGGAGAAGATCGAGCTGGGCGAGTAGGCGATGCCCGACACGCCCCTCGTCCGCTCGGCCCGCCGCCTCTCGAAGGCGGTGAGCGCCCTCTCCTTCGCGCCGCCGACCACCCACGTCTACAACCCGCTGGACTACGCCTGGTCGATCCACCGCCGCTACCTCCAGGAGTTCGGCGGCGGGAAGAAGGTGGCGGTCTTCCTGGGCATGAACCCCGGCCCCTACGGGATGGCCCAGACCGGGGTGCCCTTCGGAGAGGTCGCCCACGTCCGCGACTGGCTGGGGCTCTCCGGCAAGGTCGCCCAGCCGGCCCACCCACACCCGAAGCGGCCCATCCAGGGCTTCGACTGCCAGCGCTCCGAGGTGAGCGGGGCGCGCCTCTGGGGCTGGGCGAGGCGGCACCACCCGGACCCCCGCCGCTTCTTCGACCGCTTCTTCGTCTTCAACTACTGCCCGCTGGTCTTCATGGAGGAGAGCGGGAAGAACCGGACCCCCGACAAGCTGCCGGCCGCCGAGCGCGAGCCCCTCTTCGAGGCCTGCGACCGGGCCCTGATCGAGGCCCTCGAGCAGCTTCGCCCCGAGTGGGTCATCGGCGTGGGGAAGTTCGCCGAGCAGCGAGCCCGCGAGATCCTCGGCGAGGGCGGCCCGAAGATCGGGACGATCCTCCACCCGAGCCCGGCGAGCCCCCTGGCCAACCGGGGCTGGGAGCCGCAGGTCGAGCAACAGCTGGAGGCGATGGGTCTCTCCATCGGAGGGTGAGAGGACATGGGCTACACCTACTTCGAGTACCGCATCCACAAGGAGTGTCCGGAGTGCGCGTTTCCCCTGGTCGTCAACGGCCCGGCGCTCGAGACCCGCTGCTCCTCCTGCCGGGCGCGGGTGCACCTGGGCAAGGAGTTCTGGTCCTCCCGCTTCGCCATGTCGGAGGACGGCGGCTTCTTCGTGCGGGGTGAGCGGATCGGTCCCCGTCCGGGAAAGAAGCGGAAGAAGCCGCTCTGCGACCGCTGCGAGGCGCCGCTGGAGGTCACGGAGGTGGAGGCCGGCACGCGCGGCGAGGTGACCTGCGCTGGCTGCGGCGCGGTCCACCTCACCGCGCCGGTCCCCGAGTGGATGCGGGGCATGAAGAAGGACGGCAGCCCGCCGGACCAGCTCTTCTGCGTGGAGCCGGAGGAGGCGGACGAGAGCCCCCCGGAGGTGGCCCCGCGCCCCATCGCCTTCGCCTGCGTCGGCTGCGGCGCCAACCTCGAGCTGAACCTCGAGACCCCGCGGGTGATGACCTGCACCTACTGCGAGGTGCAGCAGTTCCTCCCCGGGGCGCTCTGGCACGCCCTGCATCCGGTGAAGCGGATGCGATCGTGGTACGTCCGCCACGGCAAGCGGTAGCGGCCGACCCACCTCACCTGTAGTGCATCTTTACCGTGCGCATGGAATAGTCCGGCCCTGAACGAGCAAGGTGGCGGACCCGATGCGGAAGGCGACGATCGACGAGGAGGATCGTTGGAGATGCAGCGTTTCGAGCGGCTGACGATCGGCGCGAGCATCCTGGTGATCACCGTGACGGTGGTCGGCGCCGGGATGGCGATGCTGGCGGGGCTGCTCTTCTTCCGCTTCGAGGCCCTCTCGCAGGACGCGCTCGTGGCCCGCGGCCGGGTGATCGCCGAGGGCACGGCGAGGAACCTCACCGGCTCGCTGGTCTTCGACGATCCCCGGGGCGCGACCGAGCTCCTGGCGACCCTCGAGAACCTCGGGGACGCCCGCCGCGCCATCCTCTTCGACGCCGCCGGGGAGAGCTTCGCCTCCTTCGAGGGCGAGGGTCCCGGCGAGGTCCTGCCCGCGGGCTCGAGCGAGGCGGTGGAGCTGCGGCCGGGCGCCGCCCTGGTGCGAGCGCCGATCGTCCGCGACGGCGAGTTCCTGGGCAGCCTCTCGATCCACTTCTCGACCGCGGCCCTCACCGAGCAGCGCCGCTCGGCCCAGCAGGCGACCGTCCTGCTGACCCTGGCGATGATCCTCGCCTGCGCCTTCTTGACCTGGCGGCTGCGCAACCTGGTGATCGGCCCGATCCAGAAGCTCGCCGGGACGATGCGAGGCATCGCCGCCGGGGGTCTCCTCGACACCCGGGTCGAGCACGCGCGCTCGGACGTCCTCGGG is from Deltaproteobacteria bacterium and encodes:
- a CDS encoding single-stranded DNA-binding protein; translated protein: MPDTPLVRSARRLSKAVSALSFAPPTTHVYNPLDYAWSIHRRYLQEFGGGKKVAVFLGMNPGPYGMAQTGVPFGEVAHVRDWLGLSGKVAQPAHPHPKRPIQGFDCQRSEVSGARLWGWARRHHPDPRRFFDRFFVFNYCPLVFMEESGKNRTPDKLPAAEREPLFEACDRALIEALEQLRPEWVIGVGKFAEQRAREILGEGGPKIGTILHPSPASPLANRGWEPQVEQQLEAMGLSIGG